In Helianthus annuus cultivar XRQ/B chromosome 3, HanXRQr2.0-SUNRISE, whole genome shotgun sequence, a single window of DNA contains:
- the LOC110888383 gene encoding uncharacterized protein LOC110888383 — translation MLKVSPWKGVVRFGKGGKLSPRYIGPFEIASRVGPIAYRLKLPQELSGVHDVFHVSNLKKCLSDETLIIPPGEVRVDDKLRFIEEPVEVLDRKTQKLRRSKIELVKVSWNSKRGPEFT, via the coding sequence ATGTTGAAGGTATCGCCATGGAAGGGCGTTGTGAGGTTTGGGAAAGGGGGAAAGTTGAGCCCGCGTTATATAGGTCCTTTCGAAATCGCCTCTCGAGTTGGACCAATCGCGTATAGGCTCAAGTTACCACAGGAGTTGAGTGGAGTTCATGACGTATTTCATGTCTCCAACCTGAAAAAGTGTCTGTCTGATGAGACACTAATTATACCCCCTGGAGAGGTTCGAGTGGACGATAAACTGAGGTTTATCGAAGAACCAGTGGAGGTTCTGGATCGAAAAACCCAGAAACTCAGGAGGAGTAAGATTGAGTTGGTCAAGGTCAGTTGGAattctaagcgtggacccgagttcaCCTAG